One Oncorhynchus masou masou isolate Uvic2021 chromosome 27, UVic_Omas_1.1, whole genome shotgun sequence genomic window carries:
- the LOC135515394 gene encoding zinc finger MYND domain-containing protein 15-like: MEAPMTGGLPRRPHMLHVNDKKLHRLLSRCEKALTILKVVLWPQALGDWGLTEVEQVDGGESFSMRWPPTCYCHVCKKHSFPSQLKPW, translated from the exons ATGGAGGCCCCCATGACTGGCGGGTTGCCTCGGAGACCACACATGCTCCACGTCAATGACAAGAAGCTTCACAG gTTGCTGAGTAGGTGTGAGAAGGCCCTCACCATTCTGAAGGTGGTTCTGTGGCCCCAGGCTCTGGGTGACTGGGGCCTCACAGAGGTGGAGCAGGTGGACGGAGGAGAGTCCTTCAGCATGCGCTGGCCTCCGACCTGCTACTGTCACGTGTGTAAGAAACACTCCTTCCCCAGTCAGCTGAAACCATGGtaa